One segment of Cucurbita pepo subsp. pepo cultivar mu-cu-16 unplaced genomic scaffold, ASM280686v2 Cp4.1_scaffold000492, whole genome shotgun sequence DNA contains the following:
- the LOC111785447 gene encoding RING-H2 finger protein ATL63-like, which translates to MAFNSTSLSDFTQSIFSYNSNVILAALISLLLVVLFVLLLHAYANCFFPRPRHRHAQRSSVTVSYVLGPPRLSRFESIPFDLGFAQSKGLDSSVISAIPLFVYESEEKKCATVMECVICLSEFEEREIGRRLPICNHGFHLECIDMWLNSHANCPVCRAPVVAEAVESGGLSGESEIGEEIVTEERTNCEIQRNEEQNGQFHSSSSSSSSSTDPPLMSLGASLKRMLSRNRSNGRIFPSSNGDELNV; encoded by the coding sequence ATGGCGTTCAATTCCACTTCACTCTCTGATTTCACTCAGAGCATTTTCTCCTACAACAGCAACGTCATTCTCGCCGCTCTCATATCTCTTCTCCTCGTCGTCCTCTTTGTCCTTCTCCTCCATGCCTACGCCAATTGTTTCTTCCCTCGGCCTCGCCACCGTCATGCTCAGCGGAGTTCCGTCACTGTCTCCTACGTCCTTGGACCGCCTCGCCTCTCGCGTTTCGAATCGATTCCGTTCGATTTAGGCTTCGCTCAGTCGAAAGGTCTTGACTCGTCTGTAATCTCTGCGATTCCTCTGTTCGTTTATGAATCGGAGGAGAAGAAGTGTGCAACGGTGATGGAGTGCGTGATTTGCCTCAGTGAATTTGAGGAACGAGAAATCGGACGGCGGTTGCCGATATGTAACCATGGATTTCACCTTGAATGCATCGATATGTGGTTGAATTCTCACGCGAATTGTCCTGTTTGTAGAGCGCCAGTAGTTGCAGAGGCGGTGGAATCTGGCGGGTTGAGCGGCGAGAGTGAAATCGGAGAAGAGATTGTAACGGAGGAGCGGACTAATTGTGAGATTCAGAGAAACGAGGAGCAAAACGGTcagtttcattcttcttcttcctcttcaagTTCTTCGACTGATCCGCCATTGATGTCGCTTGGAGCATCTTTGAAGCGAATGTTGAGTAGAAACAGATCGAATGGAAGGATTTTCCCCTCTTCCAATGGCGAtgaattaaatgtttga